One part of the Vicia villosa cultivar HV-30 ecotype Madison, WI linkage group LG6, Vvil1.0, whole genome shotgun sequence genome encodes these proteins:
- the LOC131613668 gene encoding uncharacterized protein LOC131613668, whose protein sequence is MLERLTIFINLMMSGSKVSSDTSVLPGRILSHFHRIHGFDCVLEYIEDYPRVCLYYPRRRNYALRPFCEYIDRTQHYDIDWTPYATHQNTIHFDPISYYSGWLACESNLMYMYMPERCMRQFRFGQIIPRAPLMVALISIVRRHLDDLLASYESYLTPDAPGRQPRPAHEEILENEQGMDDHAVNVLPICQNIMRITRDGIK, encoded by the exons ATGCTAGAAAGACTCACTATCTTTATCAACCTCATGATGAGTGGTTCCAAAGTGTCATCTGATACTTCAGTCTTGCCG GGAAGGATCCTATCCCACTTTCACCGTATACATGGGTTTGATTGTGTGCTAGAGTATATTGAGGATTACCCACGTGTTTGCCTGTATTACCCGCGTAGAAGGAATTATGCTTTACGACCATTCTGTGAGTATATTGACAGGACTCAGCATTATGACATTGATTGGACACCATACGCCACTCACCAGAACACTATTCACTTCGACCCCATTTCATATTACTCTGGGTGGCTGGCATGTGAGAGTAATTTGATGTACATGTATATGCCGGAGCGATGCATGCGTCAGTTTAGATTTGGGCAGATCATTCCGAGAGCCCCCTTGATGGTTGCTCTTATCAGCATCGTCCGTAGACATCTTGATGACCTACTGGCGAGTTACGAGAGTTATCTA ACACCCGATGCTCCTGGACGTCAACCTAGGCCTGCTCATGAGGAGATCCTAGAGAATGAGCAGGGCATGGATGATCATGCTGTTAATGT